In Spinacia oleracea cultivar Varoflay chromosome 5, BTI_SOV_V1, whole genome shotgun sequence, a single window of DNA contains:
- the LOC110805577 gene encoding cationic peroxidase 1, producing the protein MSSFLSSSRSKFFINFKLHFSLFLVLIGAASAQLTPNFYSTSCPNALSTIQSAVQSAVRNESRMGASLLRLHFHDCFVNGCDGSILLDDTANFTGEKTAVPNLNSVRGFEVIDTIKSQLENVCAGVVSCADILAVAARDSVVALGGQNYTVQLGRRDSRTANISLANSNLPAPTLNLNQLISLFSNHGFNTQELVALSGAHTIGQARCTTFRSRIYNETNINSTFASSMQSNCPRTGGDNNTSPLDTTPTSFDNAYFTDLLSLKGLLHSDQQLFTGNGTGSTDSQVSSYSSNSSAFFTDFSNAMIKMGNLSVLTGTNGEVRTNCRKINGASLNLIDNKIVDLITTLLDM; encoded by the exons ATGAGTTCTTTCTTATCATCTTCTAGATCAAAGTTCTTCATCAATTTTAAGCTGCATTTTAGCTTGTTTCTGGTACTAATTGGAGCCGCTTCAGCTCAACTAACACCAAATTTCTACTCAACTTCGTGTCCTAATGCACTCTCAACAATTCAATCTGCTGTTCAATCTGCTGTGAGGAATGAGTCTCGTATGGGAGCATCTTTGCTTCGGCTTCATTTCCATGATTGCTTCGTTAAT GGATGTGATGGTTCAATTTTGCTCGACGACACTGCAAATTTCACCGGCGAAAAAACAGCAGTGCCGAACCTAAATTCAGTGAGGGGTTTTGAGGTGATCGACACCATTAAATCACAACTTGAGAATGTATGTGCTGGTGTTGTGTCTTGTGCTGATATTTTAGCTGTTGCTGCTAGAGACTCTGTGGTTGCG CTTGGTGGACAAAATTATACAGTGCAACTTGGAAGAAGAGATTCGAGAACAGCAAACATAAGTTTAGCTAATTCCAATCTTCCTGCTCCAACTTTGAATCTTAACCAGCTCATTTCTTTGTTCTCTAACCATGGCTTTAATACCCAAGAGTTGGTGGCTTTGTCAG GTGCTCACACTATAGGGCAAGCAAGATGCACAACATTCCGATCACGAATCTACAACGAGACAAACATAAACTCAACATTTGCCTCTTCAATGCAATCAAATTGCCCTCGTACCGGAGGTGATAACAACACCTCACCACTTGATACCACACCAACATCGTTCGACAATGCCTACTTCACCGACTTGTTAAGCTTAAAAGGTCTTCTTCATTCCGACCAACAATTGTTTACCGGGAATGGTACCGGATCCACGGACTCTCAAGTCTCGTCTTATAGTTCCAATTCATCGGCTTTCTTCACGGATTTCTCTAATGCAATGATAAAGATGGGTAACTTGAGCGTTCTTACCGGCACAAATGGTGAAGTTAGAACTAATTGTAGGAAGATCAATGGTGCTAGCTTGAACTTGATTGACAATAAAATTGTCGATTTGATCACTACTCTTCTCGATATGTAA